In Helianthus annuus cultivar XRQ/B chromosome 9, HanXRQr2.0-SUNRISE, whole genome shotgun sequence, the following are encoded in one genomic region:
- the LOC110889632 gene encoding protein IRX15-LIKE, with the protein MKNTITNVNTKLILLHPYIQKQGNPNRLWLVALVSVFAVASLLTLVYTRESFHTTNTTTTTRITATITHNEQTLPKSVMRALVHYAANTNSTNHMSQTDIKQISDVLKQCTSPCNFLVFGLTPETLLWNALNHYGRTVFIDENRYYAAYMEEKYPEIEVYDVQYTTKIRELKELVTSVREQSHNECGPVQNLLFSDCKIGLNDLPNQLYDINWDVILVDGPRGYWPDGPGSISAIFTASVLARSKKGGNHKTHVFVHNYNREMDKVSSEEFLCKENLVKSSKDLLAHFVVERVTDENGRHQFCRNNSTTSS; encoded by the coding sequence ATGAAGAACACCATTACTAATGTCAACACAAAGCTCATTCTTCTGCATCCCTACATTCAGAAACAAGGCAACCCGAACCGCCTATGGCTCGTCGCTCTCGTGTCAGTGTTCGCGGTAGCATCCCTTCTGACCCTTGTCTACACCCGCGAATCGTTTCacacaaccaacaccaccaccacaacgcGCATCACTGCCACCATCACCCACAACGAACAAACGCTGCCCAAATCAGTGATGCGAGCTCTTGTTCACTATGCCGCCAACACCAACAGCACCAATCACATGTCACAAACCGATATTAAACAAATCTCTGATGTCCTCAAACAATGCACCTCCCCTTGTAACTTTCTTGTCTTCGGGCTCACCCCCGAAACCCTCCTCTGGAACGCTTTGAACCACTATGGCCGAACCGTTTTCATAGATGAAAACCGCTACTATGCTGCTTACATGGAGGAAAAATACCCAGAAATCGAAGTGTATGACGTCCAATACACCACCAAGATCAGGGAGCTCAAGGAGCTTGTCACTTCTGTTAGGGAACAATCACATAACGAGTGTGGGCCCGTTCAAAATCTGTTATTTTCTGATTGCAAGATCGGGCTAAACGATCTTCCTAACCAACTATATGATATAAACTGGGATGTGATTCTGGTGGATGGTCCACGCGGGTATTGGCCAGACGGTCCTGGGAGTATATCGGCCATATTCACCGCCAGCGTGCTTGCTCGGAGCAAAAAGGGTGGGAACCATAAAACCCATGTGTTTGTGCATAATTATAATAGGGAGATGGACAAGGTGTCTAGTGAAGAGTTTTTGTGTAAAGAGAATTTGGTCAAGTCTTCTAAGGACTTGTTGGCTCATTTTGTCGTAGAGAGAGTGACGGACGAGAACGGCAGACACCAATTTTGCCGAAACAATTCAACAACGTCATCCTAG